Proteins co-encoded in one Gleimia hominis genomic window:
- the rplJ gene encoding 50S ribosomal protein L10: protein MARSDKEATVARLAERFREANALVLTEYRGLSVAQMKDLRRSMAGNAEYSVVKNTLAKIAAKEAGYDFLAEDLVGPTAIAFVTGEVVDAAKALRDFSKENEALVLKSGVMEGAHLSEEEVKKLADLESREVMLSKTAGVLKAGMSKAAFAFAALPTKMVRTVDALREKQEEAA from the coding sequence ATGGCAAGGTCCGATAAGGAAGCGACAGTAGCTCGTTTGGCGGAGCGTTTCCGCGAAGCGAATGCGCTTGTGCTGACTGAGTACCGTGGCTTGAGCGTGGCGCAGATGAAAGACCTGCGTCGCTCGATGGCCGGGAACGCCGAATACTCCGTGGTGAAAAACACGCTCGCTAAGATCGCGGCGAAGGAAGCCGGCTACGACTTCCTAGCTGAAGACCTGGTTGGCCCCACCGCGATCGCGTTCGTGACCGGTGAGGTTGTGGACGCCGCGAAGGCACTGCGTGATTTCTCCAAGGAGAACGAGGCACTGGTCCTGAAGTCCGGTGTCATGGAAGGCGCTCACCTGTCTGAGGAAGAAGTTAAGAAACTCGCGGACCTGGAGTCTCGCGAAGTTATGCTCTCCAAGACTGCAGGTGTGCTCAAGGCTGGCATGTCCAAGGCCGCATTTGCATTCGCTGCGCTACCCACGAAGATGGTTCGCACCGTCGACGCGCTGCGTGAAAAGCAGGAAGAAGCGGCTTAA
- a CDS encoding pyridoxal phosphate-dependent aminotransferase, translating into MSTAAKPRVSSRLGAITPSATLAVTSRARELREQGRPVISFSAGEPDFSTPDYIVQAAVEAAQDPAMHKYSPSKGLAPLREAIAAKTLRDSGYEVDPAQNILVTNGGKQAVFQAFAAVIDPGDEVLLPTPYWTTYPEVIALAGGKTVEVFADATQDYKVSVDQLEAARTSKTKALLFCSPSNPTGAVYTPEEVKAIGEWALEHGIWVLSDEIYEHLLYDGAQPTHIVNLVPQLADTAIIMNGVAKTYAMTGWRVGWMLGPADVIKAATSFQSHLTSNVCNMAQAAALAAVSSDLSAVAKMREAFDRRRKEMVRRLRQVQGFDVPTPHGAFYAFPAVSDLFGTKIAGRTINSSADLAAVLLDEAEVAVVPSEAFGPSGFIRMSYAVSDANLEEGIERIKRLINQ; encoded by the coding sequence TTGAGTACTGCAGCAAAACCTCGCGTGTCATCTCGACTCGGGGCGATCACCCCGTCCGCTACGTTGGCGGTTACTAGCCGTGCCCGTGAGCTGCGCGAGCAGGGTCGGCCCGTGATTAGTTTCAGTGCGGGCGAACCCGATTTTTCCACGCCTGATTACATTGTACAGGCAGCGGTTGAGGCCGCCCAAGATCCAGCGATGCATAAGTACTCCCCGAGTAAGGGGTTAGCGCCGCTGCGCGAAGCTATTGCTGCGAAAACGCTGCGCGATTCGGGTTACGAAGTGGACCCGGCGCAGAACATTTTGGTAACAAATGGGGGTAAGCAGGCGGTGTTCCAGGCGTTTGCCGCGGTGATTGACCCCGGGGATGAGGTTCTGCTCCCCACACCGTACTGGACCACTTACCCCGAGGTAATTGCGCTGGCCGGCGGGAAAACGGTTGAGGTCTTCGCCGATGCAACGCAGGACTACAAGGTGAGTGTTGACCAGCTTGAAGCGGCTCGCACCTCAAAAACGAAGGCACTATTGTTCTGCTCACCGTCGAACCCCACGGGCGCGGTGTACACCCCTGAGGAAGTGAAAGCGATTGGTGAGTGGGCGCTTGAACATGGGATTTGGGTGCTGTCGGACGAGATTTACGAACACCTACTGTACGACGGGGCGCAGCCAACACACATTGTGAATCTGGTGCCGCAGCTGGCGGATACGGCGATCATCATGAATGGCGTGGCGAAAACCTACGCGATGACGGGGTGGCGCGTCGGCTGGATGCTTGGGCCGGCCGATGTGATCAAGGCCGCGACGAGTTTTCAATCGCACCTGACGTCAAACGTGTGCAACATGGCGCAGGCAGCGGCACTGGCAGCGGTGTCTTCCGATTTGTCGGCGGTAGCGAAGATGCGCGAAGCATTCGACCGGCGGCGCAAGGAAATGGTTCGCCGCTTGCGCCAGGTGCAGGGTTTTGACGTGCCCACCCCACACGGAGCGTTCTACGCGTTCCCCGCGGTGAGCGATCTGTTTGGGACCAAGATTGCGGGCCGCACGATTAACTCGTCCGCAGACCTCGCGGCAGTCCTGCTGGACGAAGCTGAAGTTGCGGTAGTTCCCTCCGAGGCGTTCGGCCCCTCGGGGTTCATCCGCATGTCCTACGCGGTTTCCGACGCTAACCTGGAAGAAGGTATTGAGAGGATTAAGCGCCTCATCAATCAGTAG
- the rplL gene encoding 50S ribosomal protein L7/L12, producing the protein MAKLTAEELIDAFKELTLVELSDFIKKFEEEFDVEAAAPVAAVAAAPAAGGEADAAEEQTEFEVVLDSFGDKKVAVIKAVKAITGEGLKDAKERVEGAPSTVAEGVSKEDAEKMKADIEAAGGTVTLK; encoded by the coding sequence ATGGCTAAGCTCACCGCTGAAGAGCTGATTGATGCTTTCAAGGAACTCACCCTTGTAGAACTGTCCGACTTCATCAAGAAGTTCGAGGAAGAATTCGACGTTGAGGCTGCTGCTCCAGTAGCCGCTGTTGCCGCAGCTCCCGCTGCTGGTGGCGAAGCAGACGCCGCTGAAGAGCAGACCGAGTTCGAGGTTGTCCTCGACTCCTTCGGCGACAAGAAGGTCGCTGTGATTAAGGCCGTTAAGGCGATCACGGGTGAGGGCCTGAAGGACGCCAAGGAACGCGTTGAAGGTGCGCCTTCCACGGTTGCCGAGGGTGTCTCGAAGGAAGACGCTGAGAAGATGAAGGCCGACATTGAGGCCGCAGGCGGTACCGTTACCCTCAAGTAA
- the secE gene encoding preprotein translocase subunit SecE yields MSNQPSAGTSGTDTKTGFFGRIILFVKQVIAELKKTVWPTGEQWWTFFLVVLVFVLCVMAYTGLLDLLFGWLNKLIFA; encoded by the coding sequence GTGTCCAATCAGCCGTCCGCTGGAACCTCCGGTACTGACACGAAAACAGGTTTTTTTGGCCGCATCATCCTGTTCGTTAAACAGGTGATTGCCGAGCTTAAAAAAACCGTGTGGCCCACTGGGGAACAGTGGTGGACCTTCTTCCTGGTAGTGCTCGTATTCGTCCTTTGCGTCATGGCGTACACCGGGCTTCTAGACCTCTTGTTCGGCTGGCTAAACAAACTCATTTTCGCGTAA
- the nusG gene encoding transcription termination/antitermination protein NusG, with amino-acid sequence MTTEETSPTPEEQAETATSGATTAETTSNEAAAATPSGETAAETTSGETGAAEQSADAENTAPTELAAEPQEENTAKTAADGEADAQADVQAEAGADGEAEEVDPVQAKREELMYLPGDWYVIHSYSGHERRVKANLEQRITSQNMEDYIFQVEVPMETVTELTKAGKKKKVDRVRIPGYVLVRMDMNEASWRVVRDTPAVTGFVGDAYDPFPLTLDEVVSMLTPMWESKEEAQQAQDQVVTAPEITYEVGESVTVKEGPFENMPATVSSVDAAQRKVTLSIMIFERETPIELSFDQIEKID; translated from the coding sequence ATGACTACAGAAGAAACATCACCTACCCCTGAGGAACAGGCTGAAACAGCAACCTCAGGCGCAACCACAGCTGAGACCACTTCTAACGAAGCTGCGGCAGCAACCCCCTCAGGTGAAACCGCTGCAGAAACCACCTCAGGTGAAACCGGGGCGGCTGAACAGTCGGCCGACGCGGAGAACACGGCCCCTACCGAGTTAGCGGCAGAGCCTCAGGAAGAAAACACTGCAAAAACCGCAGCGGACGGTGAAGCCGACGCGCAGGCAGACGTGCAAGCTGAAGCGGGCGCAGACGGTGAAGCGGAAGAAGTGGATCCCGTCCAGGCGAAACGGGAAGAACTTATGTACCTACCGGGCGACTGGTATGTAATCCATTCCTACTCCGGGCACGAACGGCGCGTAAAAGCGAACTTGGAGCAGCGGATCACGTCGCAAAACATGGAAGACTACATCTTCCAGGTGGAAGTGCCGATGGAAACCGTTACGGAACTAACCAAAGCGGGGAAGAAGAAAAAGGTGGACCGCGTGCGCATTCCCGGCTACGTGCTCGTGCGCATGGACATGAATGAAGCCTCCTGGCGCGTAGTGCGCGACACCCCGGCGGTAACCGGATTCGTGGGGGACGCGTACGACCCATTCCCCCTCACACTCGACGAAGTTGTGAGCATGCTGACGCCCATGTGGGAATCGAAAGAAGAAGCGCAGCAGGCGCAAGATCAGGTTGTTACCGCACCAGAAATCACCTATGAGGTGGGTGAATCCGTCACCGTTAAGGAAGGGCCATTTGAAAACATGCCCGCCACGGTTTCGAGTGTGGATGCGGCGCAGCGGAAAGTCACTTTGTCCATCATGATCTTCGAGCGGGAAACCCCGATCGAACTGAGCTTCGACCAGATCGAGAAGATCGACTAG
- a CDS encoding alpha/beta fold hydrolase — MAEYRVVNSLISVDGVAVRTHKFLRPHHRPSDPTFVMVHGIGVSSKYFLALAHQLVDVGNVLTMDLPGFGDAPKPKRYLSVPGFAAVVHAVCRHEGAAHPVLVGHSMGAQVVTEVAARDPRVFRKLALIGPPVNATERMLVQVAWRFLQSSVYEPWDVTLFALRAYAKCGLSWFAQTLPAMMTYPIGHRVADAAARTTLIRGEHDQIAPPRWIRDLQLAARDRTGAPVPAFTVPGGAHAVVVHNDKRVAEILKQLANADPLPYQPPRPARTITDENRTSIYEALTENRPQSPPVCKRVAIIGLDYARSLKLSAVRGVETVLGTGVDAQSLRTPGGPVALGIPGVYENWRYLSTWGQALHADGWDVHLPADFGRMLGPVTLLARRLEDYLVHNDLRDVTLFAHSKGGLVAKEAMGRAQGWRIRGLVSLGTPYSGSSLADHVPRFLGMAGLSPSNQDIVSEFLSTEVNDRIISLQAKWDEHVPAGTWLPGATVDTIPVYGHNRLLDEPQATQALLTAMRSLQVNGFGN, encoded by the coding sequence GTGGCTGAGTACAGAGTTGTGAACTCGTTGATTAGTGTTGATGGGGTTGCGGTGCGTACGCACAAGTTTTTGCGTCCGCATCACCGCCCCAGTGATCCCACGTTTGTGATGGTGCATGGGATTGGGGTTTCTTCGAAGTATTTTCTTGCCTTAGCCCACCAGCTGGTGGACGTGGGGAACGTGTTGACGATGGACCTGCCGGGGTTTGGGGATGCACCAAAACCGAAGCGGTACCTTTCGGTTCCAGGGTTCGCAGCGGTGGTGCACGCAGTTTGTCGGCATGAGGGCGCGGCGCACCCCGTGTTGGTGGGCCACTCTATGGGCGCCCAAGTGGTGACGGAGGTGGCGGCGCGGGACCCGCGGGTGTTCCGGAAGCTAGCGTTGATTGGCCCGCCGGTGAACGCAACGGAACGCATGTTAGTGCAGGTTGCGTGGCGGTTCTTGCAGTCTTCGGTGTACGAGCCGTGGGACGTGACGTTGTTTGCGTTGCGGGCGTACGCGAAGTGTGGGCTGAGTTGGTTTGCGCAGACGTTACCGGCCATGATGACGTATCCGATTGGCCACCGGGTGGCGGACGCGGCGGCGCGCACCACGCTCATTCGGGGCGAGCACGATCAGATTGCGCCGCCGCGGTGGATCCGCGACCTGCAGTTAGCAGCTCGGGACCGCACGGGCGCGCCAGTACCGGCGTTTACGGTCCCCGGGGGTGCGCACGCGGTGGTGGTGCACAACGATAAGCGGGTGGCGGAGATTTTGAAACAGCTTGCGAACGCGGATCCTCTGCCCTACCAGCCGCCCCGCCCCGCGCGGACGATTACGGATGAGAATCGGACGAGTATCTACGAGGCGTTGACGGAGAATCGGCCGCAGTCACCACCGGTGTGTAAACGCGTAGCAATCATCGGGTTAGACTACGCGCGGTCACTGAAACTGAGTGCGGTACGAGGGGTAGAAACCGTGCTGGGAACCGGGGTGGATGCACAGTCGCTGCGTACGCCCGGTGGCCCGGTGGCTCTGGGTATCCCTGGGGTGTACGAGAACTGGCGGTACCTGTCTACCTGGGGGCAGGCTCTGCATGCCGATGGTTGGGATGTCCACTTGCCAGCGGATTTTGGGCGCATGCTTGGGCCGGTTACGCTGTTGGCGCGCCGGTTAGAGGACTACTTGGTGCACAATGATTTACGCGACGTCACTTTATTTGCCCACTCTAAGGGCGGTTTGGTGGCCAAAGAGGCAATGGGACGGGCCCAGGGGTGGCGCATCCGCGGACTCGTGTCACTTGGCACGCCGTATTCCGGTTCTTCCCTCGCTGATCACGTCCCCCGATTCTTAGGGATGGCCGGGCTCAGCCCCAGTAACCAGGACATTGTTTCTGAGTTCTTGTCCACTGAGGTCAATGACCGCATCATTTCTTTACAGGCCAAATGGGATGAGCACGTGCCGGCGGGCACTTGGTTGCCGGGAGCAACGGTGGACACGATTCCGGTTTACGGGCACAACCGGCTTCTGGACGAGCCGCAGGCCACGCAGGCGCTGCTCACCGCGATGCGTTCACTGCAGGTAAACGGGTTCGGGAACTAG
- a CDS encoding adenosine deaminase: MRDLRTLPKAHLHLHFTGSLRPQTMVELARVERVRLPAHLLVDDPLSVPKDSRGWFRFQRSYDAARALVRSETVMRRLVDEAVADDAQEGSVRLEIQVDPTSYAPHVGGLTPALEIVLDQAKKSSHKWGVSVGVIVAASRMRHPLDARTLARLAAQYAGDGPGEVVAFGLSNDETAGETSLFGAAFRIARRAGLPGVPHGGELLGPRHVREVVQYLKPSRLGHGVRATEDPELMRQLIDSGVAFELCPTSNVSLGVYEDLERVPLRVLSDAGAQIALGADDPLLFRSRLLDQYEYARWIGFSDEELAHLASSSIDASFAPAACKRQWQEGIRRWLSTEL, translated from the coding sequence ATGCGCGACCTAAGGACATTACCGAAAGCACACCTGCACCTGCATTTCACAGGTAGTTTGCGGCCGCAAACCATGGTGGAGCTCGCCCGGGTGGAACGGGTGCGGTTACCTGCGCATTTGCTGGTGGACGATCCGCTTAGTGTGCCGAAGGATTCGCGCGGGTGGTTCCGGTTCCAACGCTCTTACGATGCGGCTCGCGCCCTGGTGCGCAGCGAAACTGTTATGCGCCGTCTGGTTGATGAAGCGGTTGCGGACGATGCGCAAGAAGGGTCGGTGCGGTTAGAGATCCAGGTGGATCCCACTTCTTACGCCCCGCACGTGGGTGGGTTAACTCCGGCGTTGGAGATAGTTCTGGACCAGGCGAAAAAGTCCTCACACAAGTGGGGTGTGTCCGTGGGGGTGATTGTGGCGGCCTCGCGGATGCGCCACCCATTGGATGCGCGCACCCTAGCGCGGTTGGCTGCCCAGTACGCTGGGGATGGTCCGGGCGAAGTGGTGGCGTTTGGACTGTCTAACGATGAGACTGCGGGGGAAACTTCGCTGTTCGGCGCGGCTTTCCGGATTGCGCGCCGGGCGGGGCTGCCGGGGGTACCACATGGAGGGGAGCTGCTGGGGCCTCGCCACGTGCGCGAGGTAGTGCAGTATTTGAAACCGTCTCGGCTCGGCCACGGGGTGCGGGCAACGGAGGATCCGGAGTTGATGCGCCAGCTCATTGACTCTGGGGTTGCATTCGAACTGTGCCCAACGTCGAACGTGTCGCTGGGCGTGTATGAGGATTTGGAGCGCGTCCCGTTGCGAGTGCTGTCTGACGCGGGTGCGCAGATCGCGTTGGGTGCGGACGACCCCCTACTGTTTCGTTCGCGCCTGCTGGATCAGTATGAGTATGCGCGCTGGATTGGGTTCAGTGACGAAGAGTTGGCGCACTTGGCGAGCAGTTCGATTGACGCGTCGTTTGCCCCGGCGGCGTGTAAGCGGCAGTGGCAGGAAGGAATCCGGCGGTGGCTGAGTACAGAGTTGTGA
- a CDS encoding UDP-N-acetylmuramate dehydrogenase, giving the protein MEASFDSCTDHVPASNHPVSARPSHRQYHPDSHRLADWTTLGVGADAETVVCARSEEEIIETVTEADREGKPLLMLGGGSNIVPSDQPFEGVVVRDMREELEVLHNSGCGGVEVRVSAGHAWDTLVARAVQEDWMGFEALSGIPGTVGAAPVQNIGAYGQEVASLVSSLWVYDRLTRSRRQLFVADLQMGYRTSVLKRSLHDARISQGKKWRNTGRWVVLSVDFHTPHASLSAPIGYAQLANALGCELGQRVDNRQVRAAVLALRESKSMVLDDANQNTYSAGSFFTNPIVDAERASQIDPQAPRFPVGDGQVKLSAAWLIAHSGFDKGYRLNPQAPASLSTDHVLAITNRGNARAQDIRALASAVQQGVRAQWGIELVPEPVYLQ; this is encoded by the coding sequence ATGGAAGCATCCTTTGATTCATGCACTGACCACGTTCCGGCCAGCAACCACCCCGTGTCCGCGCGTCCGTCACACCGGCAGTACCACCCGGATTCGCACCGGTTGGCGGACTGGACCACTCTCGGGGTGGGGGCGGATGCCGAAACGGTAGTGTGCGCCCGCAGTGAAGAAGAGATCATTGAAACGGTCACCGAAGCGGACCGGGAGGGCAAACCGCTGCTCATGCTTGGTGGTGGGTCCAATATTGTGCCGTCCGACCAGCCGTTTGAGGGCGTCGTGGTGCGCGATATGCGTGAGGAACTCGAGGTTTTGCATAACTCCGGATGCGGTGGGGTAGAGGTGCGCGTCAGTGCCGGCCACGCGTGGGACACGCTGGTGGCGCGGGCAGTGCAGGAAGACTGGATGGGGTTCGAAGCCCTGTCTGGGATCCCGGGCACCGTGGGGGCCGCACCCGTGCAAAACATTGGGGCGTACGGGCAAGAAGTGGCGTCCCTAGTGTCATCCCTGTGGGTGTACGACCGGCTCACTCGCAGCCGGCGGCAACTGTTCGTCGCGGACCTGCAAATGGGGTACCGCACGTCCGTGCTGAAACGCTCGCTGCACGACGCGCGTATTTCGCAGGGGAAAAAGTGGCGTAACACGGGGCGGTGGGTCGTGCTATCCGTAGATTTCCACACTCCGCACGCGTCCCTCAGCGCCCCGATTGGGTACGCGCAACTAGCGAACGCGCTCGGTTGTGAACTGGGGCAGCGAGTGGACAACCGGCAGGTACGCGCTGCCGTGCTGGCCCTGCGCGAATCCAAATCGATGGTGTTGGACGACGCGAACCAGAACACGTACTCCGCCGGCTCCTTCTTCACAAACCCCATCGTCGATGCCGAGCGCGCGAGCCAAATCGACCCGCAAGCCCCCCGGTTTCCGGTGGGCGACGGGCAAGTGAAACTATCCGCAGCGTGGCTGATTGCCCATTCGGGTTTCGACAAAGGATACCGGCTCAATCCGCAAGCGCCAGCAAGCTTATCCACCGACCACGTGCTCGCAATCACCAACCGCGGTAACGCGCGAGCGCAAGACATTCGCGCCCTCGCCAGCGCAGTGCAGCAGGGTGTGCGTGCCCAGTGGGGGATTGAACTAGTTCCCGAACCCGTTTACCTGCAGTGA
- the rplK gene encoding 50S ribosomal protein L11, translating into MAPKKKPVGLIKLQIQAGAANPAPPVGPALSQHGVNIMEFCKAYNAATESQRGDIVPVEITVYEDRSFTFVTKTPPAAQMIKKAAGVAKGSGTPHTDKVGKLTKAQVREIAETKMQDLNANDIAAASKIIAGTARSMGITVE; encoded by the coding sequence ATGGCACCGAAGAAAAAACCAGTGGGCCTAATTAAACTCCAGATTCAGGCTGGTGCAGCTAACCCAGCGCCTCCGGTTGGTCCGGCGCTGAGCCAGCACGGCGTGAACATCATGGAGTTCTGCAAGGCCTACAACGCAGCAACTGAATCCCAGCGTGGCGACATCGTTCCCGTTGAAATCACGGTTTACGAAGACCGCAGTTTCACGTTCGTAACGAAAACCCCGCCGGCCGCTCAGATGATTAAGAAGGCCGCTGGCGTGGCGAAAGGTTCGGGCACACCCCACACGGACAAAGTGGGTAAGCTCACCAAGGCGCAGGTTCGCGAGATTGCTGAGACGAAAATGCAGGATCTGAACGCGAACGATATCGCAGCCGCGTCCAAGATCATCGCCGGCACCGCCCGCTCCATGGGGATCACCGTAGAATAA
- the rplA gene encoding 50S ribosomal protein L1 encodes MKKRSKGYRKAAEKLHEGEVYAPLEAFRLAKETSTVKFDATVEVTFRLGVDPRKADQMIRGTVSLPNGTGKTQRVLVFAQGDRAQAAIDAGADEVGSDDLIEKVAGGYTDFDVAVATPDLMGKVGRLGRVLGPRGLMPNPKTGTVTMDVAKAVKEIKGGRIEFRIDKHSNLAFIVGKTSFTAEALTQNYAVVLDEILRLKPAASKGRYIRKATVSTTMGPGIPLDATKTRNLDSEDAA; translated from the coding sequence ATGAAAAAGCGTTCCAAAGGCTACCGGAAGGCAGCTGAAAAACTACATGAGGGGGAGGTCTACGCTCCTCTTGAGGCATTCCGCCTCGCTAAAGAAACGTCAACTGTTAAGTTCGACGCCACCGTTGAGGTCACGTTCCGCTTAGGCGTTGACCCGCGTAAAGCCGATCAGATGATCCGCGGCACCGTTTCGTTGCCGAACGGCACGGGCAAGACCCAAAGGGTCCTGGTTTTTGCTCAGGGTGACCGCGCGCAAGCCGCTATCGACGCGGGTGCGGACGAAGTTGGATCTGACGACCTGATCGAGAAGGTCGCGGGTGGGTACACGGACTTTGACGTGGCCGTCGCAACCCCAGACCTCATGGGTAAAGTTGGTCGTCTCGGCCGGGTGCTGGGTCCGCGTGGCCTCATGCCTAACCCGAAAACCGGGACGGTGACGATGGATGTGGCGAAAGCCGTTAAAGAGATTAAGGGTGGGCGGATTGAGTTCCGCATCGACAAGCACTCGAACCTCGCGTTCATTGTTGGGAAAACCTCGTTCACCGCGGAAGCTCTGACGCAGAACTACGCAGTTGTGCTCGACGAAATCCTGCGCCTGAAGCCAGCTGCTTCGAAGGGCCGTTACATTCGTAAAGCAACGGTTTCCACCACAATGGGGCCGGGTATCCCACTGGATGCCACGAAGACACGGAACCTCGACAGCGAAGACGCCGCGTAA
- a CDS encoding alpha/beta hydrolase yields the protein MLPELKSAKAKSPRATVLVAHGYAEHYGRYHALTKALQNAGYDVYGYDHPGHGRTGGPRARVDVGHLIRVHQDVRRQVLREMRTRKLFLFGHSMGGLVTAASALLRPRGVAGVCLSGPAFETAPVPTWAFAPLGILARVLPGLPLISLEASAVSRDRAVVADYERDPLNYHGRVPALTAITMVRNGYQALRRAQQWSLPLLVFQGTADKLVNPRATERFARSATRGSADVTYVPVRDAYHEVFNEPQAPELRAQLIAWLNERI from the coding sequence ATGCTACCGGAACTGAAATCCGCGAAGGCAAAATCTCCCCGCGCAACCGTGCTCGTAGCACACGGGTACGCGGAGCATTACGGGCGGTACCACGCGCTCACGAAGGCGCTGCAGAACGCGGGATACGACGTGTATGGGTACGACCACCCGGGGCACGGGCGTACGGGTGGGCCGCGAGCGCGGGTGGACGTGGGGCATCTGATTCGGGTGCATCAGGATGTGCGCCGGCAAGTACTGCGCGAGATGCGCACGCGCAAACTGTTTTTGTTTGGACATTCGATGGGTGGTTTAGTTACCGCCGCTTCGGCTTTGCTCCGCCCGCGGGGTGTGGCGGGCGTGTGTTTGTCCGGGCCGGCTTTTGAAACGGCACCGGTTCCCACTTGGGCATTCGCTCCCCTGGGGATTCTGGCGCGGGTTTTGCCGGGTCTGCCGTTGATTTCGCTTGAGGCTAGCGCGGTGAGTCGCGACCGTGCGGTGGTGGCGGACTACGAGCGGGACCCCCTTAACTACCACGGGCGCGTACCCGCATTGACGGCTATTACGATGGTGCGGAACGGTTACCAGGCACTGCGAAGAGCGCAGCAGTGGTCGCTGCCGCTGCTGGTGTTTCAAGGTACCGCCGACAAGTTGGTGAACCCGCGGGCAACAGAACGGTTTGCGCGCAGCGCCACCCGCGGTAGCGCGGACGTCACGTACGTGCCGGTGCGCGATGCCTACCATGAGGTGTTCAATGAGCCACAAGCCCCTGAACTGCGCGCCCAGTTGATTGCATGGTTAAATGAGCGCATATAA